In Alteromonas mediterranea DE, a single genomic region encodes these proteins:
- the xrtA gene encoding exosortase A, with the protein MDKRMGKEFGIVLLSMLLLWLAFFWQGVVTAIDIWWGNEIFNHCFFVLPTTAYLIYLKRDSLFSNNIKPTLLPLFAIVPLCVLYVVGRVGDIQLFMHIATFTLLPVLIWTIIGHNAAKSILFPLVFLLFAIPVGEQLIPFLQEITADGSVTLLKMVGVPLYRNGLYIEIPAGRFLVAEACSGVSFFIVSIVIGSLFSYLSFVSPTKKVVFVTISVFLPVVANIIRVFGIIYIAHKTDMEYAAGADHLIYGWFFFAFVIMCLLGIGELLRDKGVENEHLSQMQRGNIQLNTKKVALVYLVLIIFGVWSWSYSFYKTENTTRAFNTKDIANLKACDDEPLYWQPKIENADKQVRQQYILDSQCQAVLVQAEFHRFDSELVSGLNLLYVEKEWSLVRTDTEILVSDEVAHKVPVLYLTSPHEKKIKVARWYEVNGKVLTSTIKAKLYVTYLKMTRQYDGGQLLIMAVPYTLDMSTLQITENYE; encoded by the coding sequence ATGGATAAGAGAATGGGCAAGGAATTTGGCATAGTACTACTTTCAATGCTGTTGCTGTGGTTGGCTTTTTTCTGGCAAGGCGTTGTCACGGCTATTGATATATGGTGGGGAAATGAAATTTTTAATCACTGCTTTTTCGTTTTGCCTACCACTGCCTATCTTATCTATTTAAAACGAGACTCGCTGTTTTCTAACAATATAAAGCCTACGTTACTCCCACTGTTTGCCATTGTTCCTTTATGTGTTCTCTATGTTGTCGGACGCGTTGGCGATATTCAGCTTTTCATGCACATTGCAACGTTTACGCTTTTGCCTGTACTGATATGGACAATCATTGGACACAATGCTGCTAAAAGTATTTTGTTTCCCCTCGTATTTTTGCTGTTTGCAATCCCCGTTGGAGAGCAATTAATTCCGTTTCTACAGGAAATAACGGCCGACGGCTCGGTAACGTTGCTAAAAATGGTGGGCGTCCCACTTTATAGAAATGGCTTGTATATTGAGATCCCAGCAGGGCGTTTTTTAGTTGCTGAAGCATGTTCTGGCGTTAGCTTCTTCATAGTAAGTATTGTAATAGGCTCGCTCTTTTCTTATTTAAGCTTTGTGTCACCTACCAAAAAAGTTGTTTTTGTTACAATTTCAGTGTTTTTACCTGTAGTCGCAAATATTATCAGAGTCTTCGGCATTATTTACATCGCACACAAAACTGATATGGAGTATGCGGCCGGTGCGGATCACCTTATTTATGGCTGGTTTTTCTTTGCCTTTGTGATTATGTGCCTGTTAGGTATTGGTGAGTTACTTCGTGATAAGGGCGTGGAGAATGAACACCTTAGTCAGATGCAGCGTGGCAACATACAGTTAAATACTAAAAAAGTGGCGTTAGTTTATCTTGTATTGATTATTTTTGGTGTATGGTCTTGGTCTTATTCATTTTATAAAACTGAAAATACTACCCGTGCCTTTAATACGAAAGACATTGCGAACCTTAAAGCGTGTGATGATGAACCGCTATATTGGCAACCAAAAATTGAAAATGCCGATAAACAGGTAAGGCAGCAATATATACTTGATAGCCAATGCCAAGCCGTATTAGTACAAGCTGAATTCCATCGCTTTGACAGTGAACTAGTCAGTGGCCTAAATCTTCTTTATGTAGAAAAAGAATGGTCTCTAGTACGCACAGACACTGAGATTTTAGTCTCAGATGAGGTGGCTCATAAAGTACCTGTATTGTACCTAACGTCGCCTCATGAAAAGAAAATAAAGGTAGCAAGATGGTATGAAGTAAATGGGAAAGTACTAACGTCTACGATAAAAGCAAAATTATATGTCACTTACTTAAAAATGACGCGTCAATATGATGGGGGGCAACTACTTATAATGGCAGTGCCCTACACATTAGATATGTCTACATTGCAAATTACCGAGAATTATGAATAA
- a CDS encoding XrtA system polysaccharide deacetylase: protein MKAKGRLNAMTVDVEDYFQVSAFENVYTQKEWDKAPLRVDHNTNRLLDLFAEHEVKATFFTLAWVAQKCPSLIKRIVNEGHELASHGLAHRRVTTMSPEEFRKDVSESKQILEDIGGVAINGYRAPSFSINSDNEWAFEIVKEAGFLYSSSTYPIEHDLYGVPDWPRFKYQRIEGLWELPIPTIRKSGKNVGIGGGGFFRLYPYWYSKKRIDTFFASESAPYNFYFHPWEIDQQHPQVKGAQLKSKFRHFVNLKKMESKIVRLLEDYNWTTMSSAYDIRTV from the coding sequence ATGAAGGCGAAGGGTCGTCTCAATGCTATGACCGTGGATGTAGAAGACTACTTCCAAGTGTCAGCCTTTGAAAATGTTTACACTCAGAAAGAGTGGGATAAAGCGCCTTTAAGGGTTGATCACAACACAAACCGACTACTAGACCTATTCGCAGAACATGAAGTAAAAGCCACGTTTTTTACATTGGCGTGGGTAGCACAAAAATGTCCATCTTTAATAAAGCGAATTGTTAACGAAGGCCATGAGTTGGCAAGTCACGGTCTTGCCCACAGAAGGGTGACAACCATGTCGCCCGAAGAGTTTCGAAAGGATGTCAGCGAAAGTAAGCAGATTCTGGAAGATATAGGCGGAGTTGCAATAAATGGTTATCGCGCCCCAAGCTTTTCCATTAACAGTGACAACGAGTGGGCTTTCGAGATAGTAAAAGAAGCGGGGTTCTTATATTCGTCTAGCACCTACCCAATTGAACATGATTTGTACGGTGTGCCTGATTGGCCTCGGTTTAAATACCAACGCATAGAGGGGCTTTGGGAGCTGCCCATTCCTACAATAAGGAAATCTGGGAAAAATGTTGGTATAGGGGGAGGTGGTTTTTTCCGTCTTTATCCTTACTGGTACTCGAAGAAACGTATAGACACGTTCTTTGCTTCTGAATCAGCGCCATACAATTTTTATTTCCACCCGTGGGAAATAGACCAGCAACACCCTCAAGTGAAAGGGGCACAACTTAAGTCCAAATTCCGACATTTTGTAAATCTTAAAAAAATGGAGTCGAAAATCGTTCGCCTGTTGGAAGACTACAACTGGACAACAATGAGCTCGGCTTACGATATTAGAACCGTGTAG
- a CDS encoding TIGR03013 family XrtA/PEP-CTERM system glycosyltransferase, whose amino-acid sequence MAVSKRNQNKRSNILVITEALLIAYMGYISHFILTQVGLSASVSVEKLIINVGMLTVSILLCSLSVGLYEAKLRETFRGIIRRIFVSVGLSYFLVEVLTRALFNELVMDSYFLPASVCLIIITLVVFRYFTNRLGLLGLGKVRILVIGAGERASIIEKRMRRDVDRIGFELVGFVPIPGDNRENGIRKEKIIHLMVDGNFQKFISDNDIEEIVIACDQRRGTLPVEALFECRLRGIEVTELLDFMERETGQIVVNLMYPSWVIYSNGFQSQNYLRDALDYTFNCVLALIIFLLVWPIMLFTAFIIYCDDGRRTGVSVFYKQERVGLNGKLFKIIKFRSMKPDAEKNGAKWASKNDDRVTRIGHIMRKYRIDELPQLLNVFKGEMAFIGPRPERPQFVEQLVREVPYYNQRHNVKPGLAGWAQLNYPYGASVEDSMEKLKFDLYYVKHQSLLLDILILIRTVEVVLFGKGR is encoded by the coding sequence GTGGCAGTAAGTAAGCGCAATCAGAATAAACGATCGAACATACTTGTAATAACCGAAGCGTTGCTCATAGCCTACATGGGGTACATTTCTCATTTTATTCTCACTCAGGTCGGATTATCGGCAAGTGTGTCTGTCGAGAAATTGATTATTAATGTAGGTATGTTGACGGTTTCAATTTTACTTTGCTCATTATCTGTAGGTCTTTATGAGGCAAAATTGAGAGAAACGTTTAGAGGTATTATTCGTCGTATTTTCGTAAGCGTCGGACTCAGCTATTTTTTAGTAGAGGTACTTACTCGAGCACTTTTTAACGAGCTGGTTATGGACTCTTATTTCTTGCCGGCATCGGTGTGTTTAATAATTATCACGTTGGTGGTGTTTAGGTACTTTACCAATCGGTTAGGTCTACTTGGGCTTGGCAAAGTTCGAATCTTGGTAATAGGTGCAGGTGAGCGTGCATCAATTATTGAAAAACGTATGCGACGCGACGTCGATAGAATTGGCTTTGAATTAGTGGGATTCGTTCCTATACCTGGTGACAACAGAGAGAATGGAATAAGGAAAGAAAAAATCATTCATCTCATGGTGGACGGCAATTTTCAAAAGTTTATCTCAGACAATGATATAGAAGAGATTGTCATAGCCTGTGACCAGAGGAGAGGGACATTGCCTGTGGAAGCCCTATTCGAATGCAGATTGCGGGGAATAGAGGTTACTGAACTTCTTGACTTTATGGAGCGAGAAACAGGGCAAATCGTCGTGAACTTAATGTACCCTAGTTGGGTGATTTACTCTAACGGTTTTCAAAGTCAGAATTACTTGCGTGATGCGCTTGATTACACATTCAATTGCGTCCTTGCGCTCATTATATTTTTGCTTGTATGGCCTATTATGCTTTTCACTGCCTTTATTATTTATTGTGACGATGGAAGGCGAACTGGCGTATCTGTTTTTTATAAACAAGAGCGTGTAGGGCTTAATGGTAAATTATTTAAAATTATCAAGTTTCGCAGTATGAAACCAGATGCAGAAAAAAACGGTGCAAAATGGGCCAGTAAAAATGACGACCGTGTGACGCGTATCGGGCACATTATGAGAAAATACCGAATAGACGAGCTCCCCCAATTGCTGAATGTTTTTAAAGGTGAAATGGCATTCATTGGTCCTCGTCCAGAAAGGCCACAGTTTGTTGAGCAGCTTGTCAGAGAAGTGCCTTATTACAATCAACGACACAATGTTAAGCCGGGTTTGGCCGGGTGGGCACAGTTAAATTATCCCTACGGAGCCAGTGTAGAAGATTCTATGGAAAAGCTTAAATTTGACTTGTACTACGTTAAACATCAGAGCTTGCTACTCGATATACTTATTTTAATTCGCACAGTGGAAGTTGTGTTATTCGGCAAAGGACGATAA
- a CDS encoding XrtA/PEP-CTERM system exopolysaccharide export protein yields the protein MFCFKKRIASCVILPLFCLYGCSNTGVLPEATTRASLTTDVNDYQYLIGPGDRLNIFVWRNPELSAQVVVRPDGKVTTSLVEDLDVAGRTPTMLAREIEDVLSTFVNSPRVTVSVGNFSGPLSEQVRVIGEAAQPRAVNYTEHMTLLDLMISVGGLTNFADGNDAKLIRVINGEKKVFELNIDDLIRDGDIKENVDMLPGDIVIIPEAWF from the coding sequence ATGTTCTGTTTTAAAAAACGAATAGCTAGCTGCGTAATACTTCCACTATTTTGCTTGTACGGATGCAGTAACACTGGGGTCTTGCCTGAAGCAACCACCCGCGCATCTTTGACTACAGACGTCAACGATTACCAATACTTGATAGGTCCAGGAGATAGATTAAACATTTTTGTTTGGCGCAACCCCGAGTTATCAGCACAGGTTGTAGTTCGCCCCGATGGGAAAGTTACCACCTCACTCGTTGAAGATTTAGATGTGGCAGGAAGAACACCCACAATGCTTGCTAGAGAAATTGAAGACGTTTTATCAACGTTTGTAAACTCTCCTCGCGTAACAGTAAGTGTGGGTAATTTTTCAGGGCCGTTAAGCGAACAGGTTCGTGTTATAGGTGAAGCAGCTCAACCGCGAGCGGTTAATTACACTGAGCATATGACGTTACTCGACCTTATGATATCCGTTGGAGGTCTCACAAACTTTGCCGATGGTAATGATGCAAAACTTATCCGCGTAATAAATGGCGAAAAGAAAGTTTTCGAATTGAATATCGACGACTTAATTCGCGATGGTGATATAAAGGAAAACGTCGATATGCTTCCTGGCGATATTGTAATTATTCCGGAAGCGTGGTTTTAA